Proteins from a genomic interval of Ralstonia wenshanensis:
- a CDS encoding PsiF family protein: MKQLIAACALALPFLAGQAFGQGSAPAAAPAAPAAAPAAKNSQQDKMKQCNMDAAGKKGDERKAFMKGCLSDKPAAAAKPMTQQEKMAACSKANKGKKGDEYKKAQKECLSKG, translated from the coding sequence ATGAAACAACTGATTGCCGCTTGCGCCCTGGCGCTCCCGTTCCTGGCTGGCCAGGCATTCGGCCAAGGCAGCGCACCGGCAGCTGCGCCGGCCGCACCTGCCGCCGCTCCGGCAGCCAAGAATTCGCAGCAAGACAAGATGAAGCAATGCAACATGGACGCCGCCGGCAAGAAGGGCGACGAGCGCAAGGCATTCATGAAAGGCTGCCTGTCTGACAAGCCGGCTGCGGCTGCCAAGCCGATGACGCAGCAGGAAAAGATGGCAGCCTGCTCCAAGGCCAACAAGGGCAAGAAGGGCGACGAGTACAAGAAAGCCCAAAAAGAGTGCCTCTCGAAGGGCTGA
- a CDS encoding KdsC family phosphatase, translating into MTTPAPFPTDSVHSNIDARFPQAMERAARVRLMVFDVDGVLTDGRLLVGPEGEISKAFDTLDGHGIKLLAQAGVMPAIISGRQSEIVAWRAGELGIEHLYQGVADKREAFAHLLAATQLQATDAGYMGDDWPDLPVMTMVGFTACPAQAHTELRSRAHYVAQATGGRGAVREVADLILKAQGAYDDLLAQLLQAPQSF; encoded by the coding sequence ATGACCACCCCGGCCCCATTTCCCACCGACAGCGTCCACAGCAACATCGACGCACGCTTTCCGCAGGCGATGGAACGCGCCGCGCGCGTGCGTCTGATGGTGTTCGATGTGGATGGCGTGCTGACCGACGGCCGCCTGCTGGTCGGTCCTGAGGGTGAAATCAGCAAGGCGTTCGACACGCTGGACGGCCACGGCATCAAGCTGCTGGCACAGGCCGGCGTCATGCCGGCCATCATCAGCGGACGGCAATCCGAAATCGTGGCCTGGCGCGCCGGGGAACTCGGCATCGAACATCTGTACCAAGGCGTAGCCGACAAGCGCGAGGCATTTGCCCATCTGTTGGCCGCCACGCAACTTCAGGCCACCGACGCCGGCTACATGGGCGACGACTGGCCCGACCTGCCGGTGATGACGATGGTGGGCTTTACCGCCTGCCCCGCCCAGGCCCATACCGAACTGCGCAGCCGCGCCCACTATGTGGCCCAGGCCACGGGCGGACGCGGCGCAGTGCGCGAAGTCGCCGACCTGATCCTCAAGGCCCAAGGCGCCTACGACGACCTGCTTGCGCAACTGCTGCAGGCCCCGCAATCCTTCTGA
- a CDS encoding RNA polymerase factor sigma-54 — MKQSLQLRLSQHLALTPQLQQSIRLLQLSTIELQQEVEQALTENPLLERENEWLDTSARIGADGSVNALQSNSATPLPTESPPPAPNGGDSSDTPDSYENSHDNGADFDSDYGSDRSDWSLDDFARKPQSDEDDRAPLQLREAEQSLREFLMEQLAPLKLSMRDKGLVIFLIESLDDEGYLAGTLDEILADLPAELEVELDELQAALRMLQSFDPPGIGARSAAECLSLQLHRLDSPAKALALIIVNQHLELLAARDYTRLKKALSVDEPALKAAHELIRSLAPFPGHAFGRAEADFVVPDVIVRKTSAGWMAQLNPDVMPRLRINDMYAQILRSSRGESGAANLQQKLQEARWLIKNIQQRFDTILRVSQAIVERQKSFFTHGEIAMRPLVLREIADTLGLHESTISRVTTNKYMATPMGTFELKYFFGSHVSTETGGAASSTAIRALIKQLVGAEDPKNPLSDSRIAELLGEQGFVVARRTVAKYREALKIPAVNLRKSL; from the coding sequence ATGAAACAGTCGCTCCAGCTCCGTCTCTCCCAGCATCTCGCGCTCACGCCGCAGTTGCAGCAATCGATCCGATTGCTGCAGTTGTCGACCATAGAACTGCAGCAAGAAGTTGAGCAGGCCCTGACTGAAAACCCGCTGCTGGAGCGGGAAAACGAGTGGCTCGACACCTCCGCACGCATCGGCGCGGACGGATCAGTGAACGCGTTGCAAAGCAACAGCGCCACGCCCCTGCCCACCGAATCGCCTCCGCCCGCACCCAACGGTGGCGACAGCAGCGACACCCCCGACAGCTACGAGAACAGTCACGACAACGGCGCCGATTTCGACAGCGATTACGGTTCCGACCGCTCCGACTGGAGCCTTGACGACTTCGCCCGCAAACCGCAATCCGACGAAGACGACCGCGCCCCGCTGCAATTGCGCGAGGCCGAACAAAGCCTGCGCGAATTCCTCATGGAACAGCTCGCACCGCTCAAGCTGTCGATGCGCGACAAGGGCCTCGTCATTTTCCTGATCGAGTCGCTCGACGACGAAGGCTATCTGGCAGGCACACTCGACGAAATCCTCGCGGATCTGCCTGCCGAACTCGAAGTCGAACTCGACGAACTGCAAGCCGCGCTACGCATGCTGCAGAGTTTTGATCCGCCTGGCATTGGCGCACGCTCAGCCGCCGAGTGCCTGTCACTGCAATTGCACCGGCTCGATTCGCCCGCGAAGGCGCTGGCGCTCATCATCGTCAATCAGCATCTCGAACTGCTGGCTGCGCGTGACTACACGCGCCTGAAGAAGGCACTGTCCGTCGACGAACCCGCACTGAAAGCAGCGCATGAGCTGATCCGTTCACTGGCACCGTTCCCGGGTCATGCGTTCGGTCGCGCCGAGGCGGATTTCGTAGTGCCTGACGTGATCGTGCGCAAGACGAGCGCAGGCTGGATGGCGCAACTGAATCCCGATGTGATGCCCCGCCTGCGCATCAACGACATGTACGCGCAGATCCTGCGCAGCAGCCGCGGTGAATCGGGCGCCGCCAATCTACAGCAGAAGCTGCAGGAAGCACGTTGGCTGATCAAGAACATCCAGCAGCGCTTCGATACGATCCTGCGTGTCTCGCAGGCCATTGTCGAGCGTCAAAAGAGCTTCTTCACGCACGGTGAAATCGCCATGCGCCCCTTGGTTTTGCGGGAAATAGCCGATACACTGGGTCTACACGAGTCCACGATCTCCCGTGTGACAACCAACAAATACATGGCGACCCCGATGGGGACGTTCGAGTTGAAGTACTTCTTCGGCAGCCATGTATCGACGGAAACCGGCGGGGCTGCGTCATCCACTGCGATACGCGCGCTCATCAAGCAACTTGTAGGAGCCGAAGACCCGAAGAATCCTCTGTCCGATAGCAGAATTGCCGAGCTGTTAGGCGAACAAGGATTCGTGGTGGCCCGTCGGACGGTGGCCAAATACCGCGAAGCCCTCAAGATCCCTGCAGTGAATTTGCGCAAGTCTTTATAG
- the hpf gene encoding ribosome hibernation-promoting factor, HPF/YfiA family — MNFKLSGHHLDITPALREYVETKLERVIRHFDQVIGVSVLLSVDNHKEKDRRQYAEINLHLKGKDVFVESHHEDLYAAIDLLVDKLDRQVIKYKDRVQGHDRDSMKHQAFQAVQMQQ; from the coding sequence ATGAACTTCAAACTCAGTGGACACCACCTGGACATCACGCCCGCTTTGCGTGAGTACGTGGAAACGAAACTGGAGCGTGTGATCAGGCACTTCGATCAGGTGATTGGCGTCAGCGTGTTGCTATCGGTCGATAACCACAAGGAGAAGGATCGGCGTCAGTACGCGGAAATCAACTTGCACCTCAAGGGTAAGGACGTCTTCGTCGAATCACACCATGAAGATCTTTATGCGGCCATCGACCTACTCGTCGATAAACTGGACAGGCAAGTGATCAAGTACAAGGACCGCGTGCAGGGGCACGATCGTGACAGCATGAAGCACCAAGCCTTCCAGGCCGTGCAGATGCAGCAATAG
- the lptA gene encoding lipopolysaccharide transport periplasmic protein LptA gives MTDSLRAAGLAIVAALLLPALPAHAERADRDKPLVLEADNASYDDLKQVYHLTGNVVLTKGTMVLRSDEADLRTDPEGYNYAVATSKPGNLAFIRQKRDNVDEYIQGWGERIEYDGKQEISKLITRARMERLQGATQLDEIRGAVITYDGQKEFYTASGGAENATAANPSGRVRAVLAPRTSTPGTPAASSPAAKP, from the coding sequence ATGACTGATTCCCTCCGTGCTGCCGGCCTCGCCATCGTCGCTGCGCTGCTGCTACCGGCCCTGCCCGCACACGCCGAGCGTGCCGACCGCGACAAGCCGCTCGTGCTCGAAGCCGACAACGCCAGCTACGACGATCTGAAGCAGGTCTATCACTTGACCGGCAACGTAGTGCTGACCAAGGGCACCATGGTGCTGCGCTCCGACGAGGCCGATCTGCGAACCGATCCGGAGGGCTACAACTACGCCGTCGCCACGTCCAAGCCCGGCAACCTGGCCTTCATTCGCCAGAAGCGGGACAACGTCGACGAATACATCCAGGGTTGGGGCGAGCGCATCGAATACGACGGCAAGCAAGAGATTTCCAAGCTGATCACCCGCGCGCGCATGGAGCGCCTGCAAGGCGCTACGCAGCTCGACGAAATCCGCGGCGCCGTGATCACATACGACGGCCAGAAGGAGTTCTACACGGCCTCGGGCGGCGCGGAAAACGCCACCGCCGCCAATCCGTCGGGCCGCGTGCGTGCCGTTCTAGCGCCGCGCACGAGCACGCCTGGCACGCCGGCGGCATCCAGCCCGGCCGCCAAGCCCTGA
- the ptsN gene encoding PTS IIA-like nitrogen regulatory protein PtsN produces the protein MNRLAKLLPPGNIALDVSVTSKKRVFEQAGLLFENNHGVTRAVVTDNLFARESLGSTGLGAGVAIPHGRIKGLKQPLAAFMRLSEPVPFESPDGKPVSLLIFLLVPEQATQQHLEILSEIAQLLSDRDMREGLATLPSPEAIHQLLTDWRP, from the coding sequence ATGAATCGCTTGGCCAAACTGCTGCCGCCCGGGAACATTGCCCTCGACGTCAGCGTAACCAGCAAAAAGCGGGTATTTGAACAGGCCGGCCTGCTGTTCGAGAACAACCACGGCGTGACGCGCGCAGTCGTCACCGACAACCTGTTTGCGCGCGAGTCGCTTGGATCCACGGGCCTGGGAGCCGGCGTGGCCATTCCGCATGGCCGTATCAAAGGGCTCAAGCAACCGCTGGCTGCATTCATGCGCCTGTCCGAGCCGGTGCCTTTTGAGTCACCGGACGGCAAACCCGTCTCGTTGCTGATCTTTTTGCTGGTGCCCGAACAGGCGACCCAGCAACATCTGGAAATCCTCTCTGAAATCGCCCAACTGCTGTCCGACCGAGACATGCGCGAAGGCCTCGCCACCCTGCCGTCGCCCGAGGCGATTCACCAGCTACTGACCGACTGGCGGCCCTGA
- a CDS encoding KpsF/GutQ family sugar-phosphate isomerase yields the protein MIANFNPDRALALAQQTFDIEAQAVLGLKTQVSADFARAVEMVLGCTGRVVVSGMGKSGHVARKIAATLASTGTPAFFVHPAEASHGDLGMVTRDDVFIGFSNSGEVSELNAILPLVKRLGAKLIAVTGNPESSLGKHADVVLNSHVDVEACPLNLAPTASTTAQIALGDALAVAVLDARGFGAEDFARSHPGGSLGRKLLTHVRDVMRAGDAIPRVNQDTPLSQALMEITRKGMAMTAVVDAQGRAVGVFTDGDLRRLLETPRDWRTVPIHEVMHSNPRSIGPDQLAVEAVEVMETHRINQLLVVDAAGLLVGALHIHDLTRAKVI from the coding sequence ATGATAGCGAATTTCAATCCGGATCGAGCGCTTGCGCTGGCGCAGCAAACCTTCGACATCGAAGCGCAAGCCGTCCTCGGCCTCAAAACCCAGGTGTCCGCCGACTTTGCGCGCGCGGTCGAAATGGTGCTCGGCTGCACAGGCCGCGTCGTCGTGTCCGGCATGGGCAAATCTGGCCATGTCGCCCGGAAGATTGCCGCCACGCTGGCCTCAACCGGCACGCCAGCCTTCTTTGTGCACCCCGCCGAAGCCAGCCACGGCGACCTCGGCATGGTTACCCGCGACGACGTTTTCATCGGCTTTTCCAATTCCGGCGAAGTGTCAGAATTGAACGCCATCCTGCCGCTGGTCAAGCGGCTGGGCGCCAAGCTGATTGCCGTGACGGGGAACCCGGAGTCCTCGCTCGGCAAGCACGCCGACGTGGTGCTCAATTCGCACGTCGATGTCGAAGCCTGCCCACTGAATCTTGCGCCTACCGCCAGCACCACCGCGCAGATTGCGCTGGGCGATGCGTTGGCTGTGGCCGTGCTCGACGCACGCGGCTTCGGTGCCGAAGACTTCGCACGCTCGCATCCGGGCGGATCGCTCGGCCGCAAGCTGCTGACGCACGTGCGTGACGTCATGCGCGCCGGCGACGCCATCCCCCGCGTGAACCAAGACACGCCGCTGTCGCAGGCGCTGATGGAAATCACCCGCAAGGGCATGGCGATGACGGCCGTGGTCGATGCGCAAGGCCGCGCCGTGGGCGTGTTCACGGACGGCGACCTGCGCCGCCTGCTCGAAACCCCGCGCGACTGGCGCACCGTGCCCATCCACGAGGTCATGCACAGCAACCCGCGCTCGATCGGCCCCGACCAGCTCGCCGTTGAAGCCGTCGAAGTCATGGAAACGCACCGTATCAACCAGTTGCTGGTGGTCGATGCCGCTGGCCTGCTGGTCGGCGCGCTGCACATCCACGACCTGACGCGGGCCAAGGTCATCTGA
- the hprK gene encoding HPr(Ser) kinase/phosphatase yields MELTGVIAQSIFDDNAADLKLSWVAGLEGADRAFDVDFAKEATSAADLVGHLNLIHPNRIQVLGKPEITYYQRLSEENRKRQMGELILLEPPFLVVADGVDPPPDLELRCTRSSTPLFTSPISSAAVIDHLRLYLSRISAPRVTMHGVFLDILGMGVLIMGDSGLGKSELGLELISRGHGLVADDAVDFVRLGPDFIEGRCPPLLQNLLEVRGLGLLDIKTIFGETAVRRKMKIKLIVQLVRRNDGEFERLPLDSQYLDVLGLPIHMVKIQVAAGRNLAVLVEAAVRNTILRLRGIDTLRDFMDRQRAAMQAEAASHSPQGRLL; encoded by the coding sequence ATGGAACTGACCGGCGTCATCGCCCAATCGATCTTTGACGACAACGCAGCTGATTTGAAGCTGTCGTGGGTCGCCGGCCTGGAGGGCGCGGACCGCGCGTTCGACGTGGATTTCGCCAAGGAAGCGACGTCTGCGGCGGATCTGGTCGGGCACTTGAACCTCATCCACCCGAATCGCATCCAGGTGCTCGGCAAGCCCGAGATCACCTATTACCAGCGCTTATCGGAAGAAAACCGCAAGCGGCAGATGGGCGAGCTGATCCTGCTGGAACCGCCCTTCCTGGTCGTGGCCGATGGCGTGGATCCGCCGCCCGATCTGGAACTGCGCTGCACGCGCTCTTCCACACCGCTGTTTACATCGCCGATTTCGTCAGCCGCTGTCATTGATCATCTGCGGCTGTATCTGTCGCGCATCTCGGCACCGCGCGTGACGATGCACGGGGTGTTTCTCGACATCCTCGGCATGGGCGTGCTGATCATGGGCGACTCCGGCCTGGGCAAAAGCGAATTGGGCCTGGAGCTGATCTCGCGCGGTCATGGTCTGGTAGCCGATGACGCAGTCGATTTCGTGCGCCTCGGGCCGGACTTTATCGAAGGCCGCTGCCCGCCGCTGCTGCAGAATCTGCTGGAAGTGCGCGGTCTGGGGCTGCTCGACATCAAGACGATTTTCGGTGAGACGGCGGTGCGCCGGAAGATGAAGATCAAGCTCATCGTTCAGCTCGTGCGCCGCAACGATGGTGAGTTCGAGCGCCTGCCACTCGATTCGCAATACCTCGATGTGCTCGGCTTGCCGATCCACATGGTGAAGATCCAGGTGGCAGCCGGCCGCAACTTGGCCGTGCTGGTCGAAGCCGCCGTGCGCAACACGATCCTGCGCCTGCGCGGCATCGATACGTTGCGCGACTTCATGGACCGCCAGCGCGCCGCCATGCAGGCCGAAGCTGCCTCGCACTCGCCTCAGGGTCGCCTGCTTTAA
- the lptC gene encoding LPS export ABC transporter periplasmic protein LptC, which yields MASERSQRLVSTVLQVMLRGLPILLMAIVCGVTFLLVQVNTPQTDEAATQPKRHIADYTMDGISATALDETGTTKYRFTGVHMNHYEDDLTYDVTYPALRVYAPDRPQVTARADLGKMNGDGTIIDLYNNAKVIRAQGPDARQDPLMTADSTYFQVLLNDDIVRTDKPVELHRGPSIMNANGLTFNNVTRQVQLLGNVRGRIEGLGAPKQ from the coding sequence ATGGCCAGCGAACGCTCCCAACGCCTCGTCTCCACCGTGCTGCAGGTCATGCTGCGCGGGCTGCCGATCCTGCTGATGGCGATCGTCTGCGGCGTCACGTTCCTGCTTGTGCAGGTCAACACGCCGCAAACGGACGAAGCCGCCACCCAGCCCAAGCGCCACATCGCCGACTACACCATGGACGGCATCTCGGCCACCGCGCTGGACGAGACCGGCACGACCAAATACCGCTTCACCGGCGTCCACATGAACCACTATGAGGACGACCTGACCTACGACGTCACGTATCCCGCACTGCGCGTGTATGCGCCCGACCGCCCGCAGGTCACCGCCCGCGCAGACCTCGGCAAGATGAACGGCGACGGCACCATCATCGATCTGTACAACAATGCCAAGGTCATCCGCGCGCAGGGCCCCGACGCCCGCCAGGACCCGCTGATGACGGCCGATTCGACGTACTTCCAGGTGCTGCTCAACGACGACATCGTGCGCACCGACAAGCCGGTCGAGTTGCACCGGGGGCCGTCGATCATGAACGCCAACGGCCTCACCTTCAACAACGTGACGCGCCAAGTACAATTGCTGGGCAACGTGCGCGGCCGAATCGAAGGGCTGGGGGCGCCGAAGCAGTAA
- the lptB gene encoding LPS export ABC transporter ATP-binding protein, with protein sequence MSATTLAPKTAAPQATTSSTLVVRHLKKRYGTRTVVKDVSLDVKSGEVVGLLGPNGAGKTTSFYMIVGLVALDAGDIVLDGEHISRLPIHQRARMGLSYLPQEASVFRKLNVQENIRAVLELQEQDGKKLSQDEVNHRLDGLLDDLQIAHLRDNPALSLSGGERRRVEIARALASSPRFILLDEPFAGVDPIAVGEIQRIVSFLKDRNIGVLITDHNVRETLGICDHAYIISEGTVLAAGMPEQIIENEDVRKVYLGDNFRM encoded by the coding sequence ATGTCTGCCACCACCCTCGCCCCCAAAACTGCAGCGCCGCAGGCCACGACTTCCAGCACGCTGGTCGTCCGCCATCTGAAGAAGCGCTACGGCACGCGCACCGTGGTCAAGGACGTGTCGCTTGACGTGAAAAGTGGCGAGGTGGTCGGCCTGCTGGGCCCCAACGGTGCAGGTAAGACGACCTCGTTCTACATGATCGTCGGCCTGGTGGCGCTGGACGCCGGCGACATAGTGCTCGACGGCGAACACATCAGCCGCTTGCCGATCCACCAGCGTGCGCGCATGGGCCTGTCGTATTTGCCGCAGGAAGCGTCGGTGTTCCGCAAGCTCAACGTGCAGGAAAACATCCGCGCGGTGCTCGAGCTGCAGGAGCAGGACGGCAAGAAGCTCTCGCAAGACGAAGTCAATCACCGCCTCGACGGCCTGCTCGACGACTTGCAGATCGCTCATCTGCGCGACAACCCTGCGCTGTCGCTCTCGGGCGGTGAACGTCGCCGGGTGGAGATTGCCCGGGCGCTCGCCTCGTCGCCGCGCTTCATCCTCCTCGATGAACCGTTTGCCGGCGTCGACCCGATCGCGGTGGGCGAGATTCAACGCATCGTCAGCTTCCTGAAAGACCGCAATATCGGCGTGCTGATCACCGATCACAACGTGCGCGAAACGCTGGGCATCTGCGATCACGCCTACATCATCAGCGAAGGGACTGTGCTGGCCGCAGGCATGCCGGAGCAGATCATCGAAAACGAGGATGTACGCAAGGTCTATCTGGGCGATAACTTCCGGATGTAA